In Gasterosteus aculeatus chromosome 15, fGasAcu3.hap1.1, whole genome shotgun sequence, a single genomic region encodes these proteins:
- the zfp36l1a gene encoding mRNA decay activator protein ZFP36L1a has translation MTTAVASPFFDFDIMNKNNKLLSYNNNNNLGAPHPMSVPCTGTSVPISSSPAGVLLDRKAVGSPSVGGMYQRRHSVSSTRFSQNQFLNSLKAAEHSSLISGLGGGNNNNNKENRLRDRSFSETGERLLNKCLGPASPTGGSQVNSSRYKTELCRPFEENGSCKYGDKCQFAHGIHELRSLSRHPKYKTELCRTFHTIGFCPYGPRCHFIHNAEERRGPPQQCSPLNPSNKMDRPRLQHSYSFAGFSSSAGLRDSPTSVTPPPMFFPDEVPDWPSSNPFTYSSQELANLFGPSLSAGPLGTEPHAPAPPSPTSTPYYFRPMLESPQIFESPASPPDSLSDQEGYQSSSGGSLSGSESPTLDTTRRLPIFSRLSISDD, from the coding sequence AACAACAAACTGCtcagctacaacaacaacaacaacctgggTGCCCCCCATCCCATGTCTGTCCCTTGCACTGGCACGAGTGTGCCCATCTCCTCCAGCCCCGCCGGAGTCCTGCTGGACAGGAAGGCGGTGGGCTCTCCCTCGGTGGGAGGCATGTACCAGCGGCGGCACTCGGTCAGCAGCACTCGGTTCAGCCAGAACCAGTTTCTGAACAGCCTGAAGGCGGCGGAGCACTCCTCGCTCATCTCGGGGCTCGGcggcggcaacaacaacaacaacaaggagaaCCGCCTGCGAGACCGCTCCTTCTCCGAGACGGGCGAGCGGCTCCTCAACAAGTGCCTGGGCCCCGCCAGCCCCACCGGCGGCAGCCAAGTGAACTCGAGCCGCTACAAGACGGAGCTGTGCCGGCCCTTCGAGGAGAACGGTTCCTGCAAGTACGGCGACAAGTGCCAGTTCGCCCACGGGATCCATGAACTACGCAGCCTGAGCCGCCACCCCAAGTACAAAACCGAGCTGTGCCGCACCTTCCACACCATCGGGTTCTGCCCGTACGGGCCCCGGTGCCATTTCATCCACAACGCCGAGGAGCGCCGCGGGCCTCCCCAGCAGTGCTCACCTCTCAACCCTTCCAACAAGATGGACCGGCCTCGCCTGCAGCACAGCTACAGCTTCGCGGGCTTCTCCAGCTCAGCCGGACTGAGGGACAGCCCCACCTCGGTCACCCCGCCGCCCATGTTCTTCCCCGACGAGGTGCCGGACTGGCCCAGCAGTAACCCGTTCACCTACTCCAGCCAGGAGCTGGCCAACCTGTTTGGACCAAGCCTCAGCGCCGGCCCTCTGGGCACAGAGCCCCACGCGCCCGCACCTCCCTCTCCAACGAGCACGCCTTACTATTTCAGACCCATGTTGGAGTCCCCGCAGATTTTCGAGTCTCCAGCCAGCCCCCCCGACTCTCTGTCAGACCAAGAGGGCTACCAGAGCAGCTCCGGAGGCAGCCTGAGCGGCTCCGAGTCGCCCACGCTGGATACGACCCGCCGCCTGCCCATCTTCAGCCGCCTCTCCATCTCCGACGATTAG